A single Terriglobales bacterium DNA region contains:
- the rplL gene encoding 50S ribosomal protein L7/L12, translating into MADLQQLEEQIVGLSLLDAAQLVKKLEERLGVSAAAAAPVMMAGGGGAAAGAAPAEEKTEFTVVLKEVGGNKINVIKAVREVTNLGLKEAKDLVDGAPKTVKEGVSKEEAENIKKKFTEAGATVEVK; encoded by the coding sequence ATGGCGGATTTACAGCAGTTGGAAGAGCAAATCGTAGGGCTGTCGTTGCTGGATGCGGCGCAGCTGGTGAAGAAGCTTGAAGAGCGACTCGGAGTTTCAGCGGCCGCTGCCGCACCGGTGATGATGGCAGGCGGCGGGGGAGCGGCTGCGGGTGCGGCTCCGGCTGAAGAAAAGACCGAGTTCACCGTCGTACTGAAGGAAGTCGGCGGCAATAAGATCAATGTTATCAAGGCAGTACGCGAGGTCACCAATCTCGGCCTGAAGGAAGCCAAAGACCTGGTAGACGGCGCTCCGAAGACCGTCAAAGAAGGCGTCTCGAAGGAAGAGGCTGAAAACATTAAGAAGAAGTTCACCGAGGCTGGGGCAACGGTCGAAGTGAAGTAA